Proteins from a single region of Desulfobacter postgatei 2ac9:
- a CDS encoding metallophosphoesterase: MVEPSSNMDTSNQQIVVFSDTHVSKSWDHIAQCLGQAAAHKTPFLNPNRELNRFIDWINRSPHVKAVINNGDSIDYYFSDFLCLVDLFKNRPHNRRPSNLDLFNQMIYRLKKPYHAIPGNHDYRREAYNYAIWGTDHINLPKSLRNKHKHDIGHHAFRGPWELSSIMVNKKGHGFDTLHRGIRTSQGLTIGNYHCIFMDSGCDAFARAVNWLKYIRQVVGARMISYDSEGFDNEELKILQGMLSTCDSQDILLFQHTPLINPKKSRLGKTYHLSIDTFDRLRREQKLCYSTILNNGGGLLKILRDTRKNIALVSSHTHTARYFLIEKSNLKATEVSNPEFNAHRSDPGLIKHLTTLPLGHINPKDGGNRTGFLKISPAGFKEHILHSFGG; encoded by the coding sequence ATGGTTGAACCGTCATCAAATATGGACACCTCAAACCAACAGATTGTTGTGTTCAGTGATACCCATGTTTCAAAAAGCTGGGATCACATTGCTCAATGCCTGGGACAAGCAGCCGCCCACAAGACTCCTTTCCTGAACCCGAACAGGGAATTGAACCGGTTCATTGACTGGATCAACCGGAGTCCGCATGTAAAAGCGGTCATTAACAACGGGGATTCAATTGATTATTATTTTAGCGACTTTCTTTGCCTTGTCGACCTGTTTAAAAACAGGCCTCATAATAGGCGGCCTTCAAATCTGGATCTGTTCAACCAGATGATCTACCGTCTGAAAAAGCCGTACCACGCTATTCCAGGAAACCATGATTACCGCAGGGAAGCATATAACTATGCCATTTGGGGAACAGATCATATCAATCTTCCCAAATCGCTCAGAAACAAACACAAACACGATATCGGTCACCATGCCTTCAGAGGACCATGGGAACTGTCATCCATCATGGTCAATAAAAAAGGGCACGGTTTTGATACATTACACCGTGGCATCAGAACAAGCCAGGGTTTAACCATAGGAAATTATCACTGCATTTTCATGGACAGTGGTTGTGATGCGTTTGCACGAGCCGTTAACTGGCTGAAATATATCAGGCAGGTGGTAGGTGCCCGTATGATTTCCTATGATTCAGAAGGCTTTGACAACGAGGAACTCAAAATCCTGCAAGGGATGCTGTCAACGTGTGACAGCCAGGATATTCTTCTGTTTCAGCATACCCCGCTGATCAATCCGAAAAAAAGCCGGCTCGGAAAGACATACCATCTTTCCATTGATACCTTTGACCGGCTCAGAAGGGAACAAAAACTATGTTACAGCACCATTCTCAATAACGGCGGCGGGCTATTAAAGATCTTGAGGGATACCCGGAAAAATATCGCCCTTGTGTCATCCCATACCCATACGGCCAGATATTTTCTGATTGAAAAATCAAACCTCAAGGCAACGGAGGTCTCAAATCCGGAATTCAACGCACACCGATCCGATCCAGGGCTCATCAAGCATCTGACGACCCTGCCCCTGGGACATATCAATCCGAAAGACGGTGGAAACCGGACCGGATTTCTAAAGATTTCACCCGCGGGATTCAAGGAGCATATCCTGCACTCCTTTGGGGGGTGA
- a CDS encoding efflux RND transporter permease subunit yields MAQLISRMLARKNTVLFLSVLIAIPFLIRIPDLRIVENVDYFANENHRDVIFYKALKSIFGNDEFFIVAFKKQNLFTAANLGLLKSITNDLAGIDGIREIKSLANVSETIGEEDNVVIRQFLETIPEAPHLLEKLRQRAIQNPLYLKNLLSSDGNTAAIVIFLHNQPDHSGFRNRIIAGTRAVLERYKDKTGPVHIAGWTVTNTVLARYMKQDLALFIPVSYGFIALAVFLFFRNIRLTLVAMVYTSLCVGCTMGLFPMLDITLNNVTTMVPPVVMALALCDTVHIFSHLIRHRYEPHHKVEKVYAKVLLALIRPCFLTTLTTFIGFLSLYVSDIPPIREFAIVSSMGILFEFCFAFTFIPAFMLLFNQQKIVGIHNRCPSNRLNLPGFFSHLSESIFRHYRMILTTGILLILVSIWLASTITVDTNLLAYFRSDSPVYQSTRFVEKELAGTNTIDISFKAVEPDAFKQPETLEVIQTLQLHIARMAGVDKTLSLVDFIKDLNRCFHNNAPEFYRIPKNANLISQLLLIGNPDDIQNLINPSFDHARMSVRIGLHSTRDQAELIKLIKNQTQTMDTRGLQIQISGLVLQEVNTISALVRGQVLSLTITAVIIILIIFFVLRSFPLGMLSILPNLFPIVLNFGIMGLFNIPLNTATALIATMAVCIAVDDTIHFLTEFKTHLAWGADIRQAVFNTLQVKGRAIILSSLILAMGFGVMVFSRFVPTMNFGALSAVIMILALLGDTLLLPASAIIFSSRLCIRSPQQRLHG; encoded by the coding sequence ATGGCACAGCTGATAAGCCGGATGCTTGCCCGTAAAAATACTGTGCTGTTTTTGTCCGTTCTGATTGCCATTCCCTTTCTGATCCGGATTCCTGACCTTAGAATTGTTGAAAATGTCGATTATTTCGCTAATGAAAATCACCGGGATGTCATTTTTTACAAGGCGTTAAAATCAATTTTTGGCAATGACGAATTTTTCATTGTCGCGTTTAAAAAACAGAATCTTTTTACGGCTGCCAATCTGGGCTTATTAAAATCAATCACCAATGATCTGGCCGGTATTGACGGTATACGGGAGATTAAAAGTCTTGCCAATGTGAGCGAAACCATTGGTGAAGAAGATAATGTTGTCATCCGCCAGTTTCTGGAAACCATCCCTGAAGCGCCCCATCTTCTTGAAAAATTAAGGCAGCGGGCAATCCAGAACCCTTTATACCTGAAAAACCTGTTGTCTTCGGACGGAAACACAGCAGCCATCGTGATCTTTCTCCATAACCAACCGGATCATTCAGGGTTTAGAAACCGGATCATTGCCGGAACCCGGGCCGTACTTGAACGGTATAAGGATAAAACCGGCCCTGTTCATATTGCCGGATGGACCGTGACCAATACCGTGCTTGCCCGGTATATGAAACAGGATCTCGCCCTCTTTATTCCGGTCTCTTATGGCTTCATTGCCCTGGCCGTGTTTCTATTTTTCAGAAACATCCGTTTGACACTGGTTGCCATGGTCTATACATCCCTTTGTGTTGGATGCACCATGGGACTGTTTCCCATGCTGGATATTACGCTGAACAATGTCACTACCATGGTGCCGCCGGTGGTCATGGCCTTGGCCCTTTGCGATACGGTCCATATTTTTTCCCACCTGATCCGACACCGGTATGAACCTCATCATAAGGTGGAAAAGGTCTATGCGAAAGTTCTTTTAGCGCTGATCCGTCCCTGTTTTTTGACCACCCTGACGACTTTTATCGGTTTTTTATCTTTGTACGTGAGTGATATCCCGCCGATCAGGGAATTTGCTATTGTCTCCTCAATGGGCATCCTGTTTGAATTTTGTTTCGCGTTTACCTTTATACCGGCGTTCATGCTTTTGTTTAATCAACAAAAAATTGTCGGAATCCATAACCGATGCCCCTCGAACCGACTGAATCTCCCCGGTTTTTTCTCACACCTTTCAGAATCGATATTCAGGCATTACCGCATGATCCTTACTACCGGTATCCTCCTGATCCTTGTGTCAATATGGCTGGCGTCAACCATTACTGTGGATACCAACCTTCTGGCATATTTCCGTTCAGACAGCCCGGTGTACCAATCTACCCGGTTTGTGGAAAAGGAGCTTGCCGGTACCAATACCATTGATATATCTTTTAAGGCCGTTGAGCCGGATGCATTTAAGCAGCCTGAAACCCTGGAAGTTATCCAGACCCTGCAGCTGCATATTGCCCGCATGGCAGGCGTGGACAAGACACTCTCCCTTGTTGATTTTATAAAAGATCTCAACCGCTGCTTTCATAATAACGCGCCGGAGTTCTACCGGATTCCTAAAAACGCAAACCTGATCTCCCAGCTATTGTTGATCGGCAATCCCGACGACATTCAAAATTTAATAAACCCATCCTTTGATCATGCGCGAATGTCCGTCAGGATAGGCCTTCACTCCACCCGGGATCAGGCTGAACTCATCAAATTGATCAAAAATCAGACGCAAACCATGGATACCAGAGGCCTGCAAATACAAATTTCCGGCCTGGTTCTGCAGGAGGTCAATACCATCAGCGCCCTGGTCCGCGGTCAGGTGTTAAGCCTGACCATAACGGCAGTTATTATTATACTGATTATATTTTTTGTACTCAGATCCTTTCCCCTTGGGATGCTGAGTATTCTTCCCAACCTGTTTCCCATTGTATTGAATTTCGGCATCATGGGGTTGTTCAACATCCCTTTAAATACGGCAACCGCACTCATTGCAACGATGGCTGTGTGTATTGCCGTAGACGATACCATCCATTTTCTCACGGAATTTAAGACCCATCTGGCCTGGGGTGCGGATATCAGGCAGGCTGTTTTTAACACACTCCAGGTAAAGGGCCGGGCCATTATTCTGTCTTCATTAATCCTTGCCATGGGATTCGGCGTGATGGTGTTCAGCAGGTTCGTGCCCACCATGAATTTTGGCGCGTTAAGCGCCGTGATCATGATCCTTGCCCTTTTAGGAGACACCTTGCTCCTGCCGGCGTCCGCCATCATTTTCTCATCTCGCCTTTGTATCAGATCTCCGCAGCAGCGGCTTCATGGTTGA